The Acidimicrobiales bacterium genome has a window encoding:
- a CDS encoding alpha/beta fold hydrolase, translated as MSSTFVLLHGAGSDSWYWHLVAPELDRAGHDIIALDLPVDDDSCGLAEYVATVADAVGARNDLAVVAQSMAAFTAPVFAASAPVNLLVLVAPMVPSPGETAGAWWADTGQPEAARQYALSEGRDPDKPFDPFEVFLHDVDAAVIAGSAEHARTQADRPFSDPWPLAQWPDIPTRCVVGKRDRLFPLRFQRRVVRERLGITPDEIDTGHLPALARPTELATLILDYAAHPGRR; from the coding sequence ATGAGCTCGACCTTCGTCCTGCTGCATGGCGCCGGTTCGGACTCCTGGTACTGGCATCTCGTCGCCCCCGAGCTGGATCGGGCCGGCCACGACATCATTGCCCTGGACCTGCCGGTCGACGACGATTCGTGCGGTCTGGCCGAGTACGTCGCGACCGTCGCCGACGCCGTCGGTGCTCGCAACGACCTGGCGGTGGTTGCCCAGTCGATGGCCGCGTTCACTGCTCCTGTATTCGCGGCCAGTGCCCCGGTCAACCTGCTGGTGTTGGTAGCGCCCATGGTCCCTTCGCCGGGCGAGACGGCCGGGGCGTGGTGGGCCGATACCGGCCAGCCAGAGGCGGCCCGCCAGTACGCGCTGAGCGAGGGCCGAGACCCGGACAAGCCGTTCGACCCCTTCGAGGTGTTCCTCCACGACGTCGACGCGGCGGTCATCGCCGGCTCGGCCGAGCACGCGCGCACCCAAGCCGACCGGCCGTTCTCTGATCCGTGGCCGCTCGCACAGTGGCCGGACATCCCCACCCGCTGCGTCGTGGGCAAACGAGACCGGCTATTCCCTCTGCGATTCCAGCGGCGGGTGGTGCGTGAAAGGCTTGGCATTACCCCCGACGAGATCGACACCGGCCACCTACCCGCACTGGCCCGCCCGACCGAGCTGGCGACGCTGATCCTGGACTACGCGGCCCACCCTGGGCGCCGGTGA